The sequence below is a genomic window from Desulfobulbus oligotrophicus.
TGCTGACAGCCTATTCATCCGGGGTTGAAAAAATCCAGCAGCACATATTTTTTCTCGGCCGCAGCCTGCTGCAATCCGGTCTGCAGATCATTTTCCCACTTGATTTCATGACTCATGGCTTACCTCCTGGGTGATAAAAAGTTGTTTTTTTGCGACGATAGTATAGCGAGAACGGGCTTGAACGTCAAAAAAAACTGTGAACACAGCATATTGTAGTGTGGTCGGGCTAAGATGACACAATAGGTGAGTTCGAGTTCAGGACAGCCACGCATTTGGTGGAAGCGACACGTGTTCATTGATGCCGCGAAAGGAGGAAATGCTGGAGATCGGTGTTCAAGACCATCTCCAACATGGTTAGTTCATTCGTAAGCTTCACAAGGATATTGAAGCCATTGTGGCGAAGATTGAAGAGAGCAAACCATGACAGAACGTAGATTTTATCTGCGCCATCCTGCTCGGCTAAGTCCGGTCATTCCGCATGCAGTCGTGGAGTCCATGTCTGGTACATCAAGGATGCTGGATTCTGCGACTACGACCGCTGCGCGTCCTTTGCGCAGAATGACTATTGCAGGGTGATAGGGTGATGTCTGAGCCCGATTGATGTCATGCCGCGTGGAGTCGTTGGAGTCCATGTCTGGTGTATTAAGGATGCTGGATTCTGCGACTACGGCTGCTGTGCGTCCTTCGCGCAGAATGACTGTTGCAGGATGACAGGGTGATGTCTGAGCCCGATTGATGTCATTCCGCGCGATAGTCGCGGAATCCATTGAGCAGGATCTGGATCCTGCGACTTTGCGCAGGATGACAAAAAACAAACTGTCTTCTACTCTTACAGCCCGGTCTGCTGCCGCAGCCGGGCCAGTTTCTGCATGAGTTCCGCAGGCAGATCATAGAGGTTTTCGATACTGGTCTGGTTGATTATATCTTTTGTAAACCCGTCTTTCAGTACTTTTCCCTTATCCATCAGCAGGGTGCGACCTTCCAGAAACAGGGCATGCTCTGGATGATGGGTCGTCAGCAGGAAGGAACGCCCCTCATCGGCAAGTTCGCGAATGGTTTGCAGAAGATGAAACTGCCGGCCATAATCCAGGCTGTTGACCGGCTCATCCATGATGAAGAAGCGCGCGCCTTGCACCAGGGCTCGAGCAAGAAGCACCAGCTGCTGCTGTCCGCCGCTGAGCTGGGAATAGGGCCTTTGGGCATGCTCCTGGATCCGCATTTTTTCCATGGCCTGCTCGGCAATAAGCCGGTCTTCTTCCCTGACCTGGTACCAGGGACTGAAAGCGGTGCGTCCCACCAGCACCACACTAAGTGCGCTGATCAGGGTAGCCACTATGATCAGACGCAGGCGCACAGCGCGCACATCCACCCCTAATGATGCGGCCTCCTCATCCCCCATGCTCAAGGGATTGATCAGCTTGCCGTGCAGGCAGATAAAAAAGATGCCGGCCGGCATGGGCAGACTGATCAGATAAAGAGAAGATGTTTCAACCCGGGAAAAAGTGCCCATCAGCCAGTAGACAAGTTCCGGTAACTGACGGTTGGGGTCAGCCGGAAATTTGAGCAGGGAAGTCAGGGCGGTGAAAAACGAGGTGCTGACCATGCCGCCCAGAATAAGGACCAGCAGGGAAGACTGGCGTATAAAAGAGGCCAGGAAGCAGGAGAGTCCCACTGCCAGGCAGGCAAAGAGAAAGGCCAGGATTTGCGTGGCCAGCCAGGAGGAGAGCAGCACAATTCCAAGGCCCGCCCCAAAGGAGGCACCGGCCAGGACGCCAAGGATGCCCGGAGAGACCAGGGGGCAGGGACATGGCTTCCCAGAGGCTTGCGGCATTGATGTGCTGGATGTCTTCCTGCACAATGCGCCGGGTGGTATCCATCTCCGCTGTTACTTCCATGGCAGGAAGCTCATACGCTGAAGAAGATGCAAGATCACCTTCCTGGGCAAGAACCTGGGCACACAGGATCGCGGGGGAAATAATCGCCAGGACCGAACCACAAACAAGATGACGTTGCAGCGTACTGTGTCTCTAGCAGGCTGTTGAAAAACAGGAAAACATGAGACAAGGGTTGTTTATTTGCCCTTCGATAGCTCTTTGACAGTGAGC
It includes:
- a CDS encoding thioredoxin family protein; translation: MSHEIKWENDLQTGLQQAAAEKKYVLLDFFNPG
- a CDS encoding iron chelate uptake ABC transporter family permease subunit: MPQASGKPCPCPLVSPGILGVLAGASFGAGLGIVLLSSWLATQILAFLFACLAVGLSCFLASFIRQSSLLVLILGGMVSTSFFTALTSLLKFPADPNRQLPELVYWLMGTFSRVETSSLYLISLPMPAGIFFICLHGKLINPLSMGDEEAASLGVDVRAVRLRLIIVATLISALSVVLVGRTAFSPWYQVREEDRLIAEQAMEKMRIQEHAQRPYSQLSGGQQQLVLLARALVQGARFFIMDEPVNSLDYGRQFHLLQTIRELADEGRSFLLTTHHPEHALFLEGRTLLMDKGKVLKDGFTKDIINQTSIENLYDLPAELMQKLARLRQQTGL